The following proteins are co-located in the Solanum pennellii chromosome 1, SPENNV200 genome:
- the LOC107029652 gene encoding bax inhibitor 1-like isoform X1, translating to MLWWLVITSDMIFVGYTVQWTLKVFAVLSMFMGNWTRQDMMSSAPITQHAYTSLKTVYVTLLLAILATTFGSYLHLIWETGGMLSIIKCGSSLLLLYRTPQQRVLSRLLYLMDVAICFGASVSLFTKYFFEIDQSTVIRFLQGAAIVFGCFWCAAKVHRERSYIYITSLFSTCILILLRFDVSQWTLKAYVLLALFMGYLVLYSQEILYNARFGEINFANCAFTIFFCLPAIVVHAVRLCLGANMH from the exons ATGTTGTGGTGGTTGGTGATTACCTCTGACATGATCTTTGTCGGCTACACAGTTCAATGGACGCTAAAG GTGTTCGCTGTACTGTCAATGTTCATGGG GAATTGGACAAGACAAGACATGATGAGTTCTGCACCAATTACCCAGCACGCTTACACAAGCTTGAAGACG GTATATGTTACTCTCTTGTTGGCCATATTGGCCACTACTTTTGGATCCTACTTGCACTTGATCTGGGAAACAGGGGGGATGTTATCAATAATTAAATGTGGATCAAGTTTACTCTTGCTTTACCGTACACCACAACAGAGAGTG TTGTCGAGGCTCTTATACTTGATGGATGTTGCCATTTGCTTCGGTGCTTCTGTTAGCCTTTTTACCAAGTATTTCTTCGAAATCGATCAAAG CACTGTCATTAGATTTTTGCAAGGTGCAGCAATTGTCTTTGGATGTTTCTGGTGTGCAGCAAAAGTACATAGGGAAAGGAGCTACATCTACATCACTAGCTTGTTTAGCACTTGTATTCTAATACTACTGCGGTTTGACGTTTCTCAGTGGACGTTAAAG GCATACGTTCTGCTGGCACTCTTTATGGGGTACCTTGTGCTATATAGCCAAGAGATACTGTACAATGCTCGCTTTGGAGAAATCAACTTTGCCAACTGCGCATTCACTATCTTCTTCTGTTTACCAGCTATTGTGGTCCATGCTGTAAGACTATGCCTGGGTGCAAACATGCATTGA
- the LOC107029652 gene encoding bax inhibitor 1-like isoform X2 encodes MDAKGVRCTVNVHGVLNWTRQDMMSSAPITQHAYTSLKTVYVTLLLAILATTFGSYLHLIWETGGMLSIIKCGSSLLLLYRTPQQRVLSRLLYLMDVAICFGASVSLFTKYFFEIDQSTVIRFLQGAAIVFGCFWCAAKVHRERSYIYITSLFSTCILILLRFDVSQWTLKAYVLLALFMGYLVLYSQEILYNARFGEINFANCAFTIFFCLPAIVVHAVRLCLGANMH; translated from the exons ATGGACGCTAAAG GTGTTCGCTGTACTGTCAATGTTCATGGGGTACT GAATTGGACAAGACAAGACATGATGAGTTCTGCACCAATTACCCAGCACGCTTACACAAGCTTGAAGACG GTATATGTTACTCTCTTGTTGGCCATATTGGCCACTACTTTTGGATCCTACTTGCACTTGATCTGGGAAACAGGGGGGATGTTATCAATAATTAAATGTGGATCAAGTTTACTCTTGCTTTACCGTACACCACAACAGAGAGTG TTGTCGAGGCTCTTATACTTGATGGATGTTGCCATTTGCTTCGGTGCTTCTGTTAGCCTTTTTACCAAGTATTTCTTCGAAATCGATCAAAG CACTGTCATTAGATTTTTGCAAGGTGCAGCAATTGTCTTTGGATGTTTCTGGTGTGCAGCAAAAGTACATAGGGAAAGGAGCTACATCTACATCACTAGCTTGTTTAGCACTTGTATTCTAATACTACTGCGGTTTGACGTTTCTCAGTGGACGTTAAAG GCATACGTTCTGCTGGCACTCTTTATGGGGTACCTTGTGCTATATAGCCAAGAGATACTGTACAATGCTCGCTTTGGAGAAATCAACTTTGCCAACTGCGCATTCACTATCTTCTTCTGTTTACCAGCTATTGTGGTCCATGCTGTAAGACTATGCCTGGGTGCAAACATGCATTGA
- the LOC107029652 gene encoding bax inhibitor 1-like isoform X3, protein MMSSAPITQHAYTSLKTVYVTLLLAILATTFGSYLHLIWETGGMLSIIKCGSSLLLLYRTPQQRVLSRLLYLMDVAICFGASVSLFTKYFFEIDQSTVIRFLQGAAIVFGCFWCAAKVHRERSYIYITSLFSTCILILLRFDVSQWTLKAYVLLALFMGYLVLYSQEILYNARFGEINFANCAFTIFFCLPAIVVHAVRLCLGANMH, encoded by the exons ATGATGAGTTCTGCACCAATTACCCAGCACGCTTACACAAGCTTGAAGACG GTATATGTTACTCTCTTGTTGGCCATATTGGCCACTACTTTTGGATCCTACTTGCACTTGATCTGGGAAACAGGGGGGATGTTATCAATAATTAAATGTGGATCAAGTTTACTCTTGCTTTACCGTACACCACAACAGAGAGTG TTGTCGAGGCTCTTATACTTGATGGATGTTGCCATTTGCTTCGGTGCTTCTGTTAGCCTTTTTACCAAGTATTTCTTCGAAATCGATCAAAG CACTGTCATTAGATTTTTGCAAGGTGCAGCAATTGTCTTTGGATGTTTCTGGTGTGCAGCAAAAGTACATAGGGAAAGGAGCTACATCTACATCACTAGCTTGTTTAGCACTTGTATTCTAATACTACTGCGGTTTGACGTTTCTCAGTGGACGTTAAAG GCATACGTTCTGCTGGCACTCTTTATGGGGTACCTTGTGCTATATAGCCAAGAGATACTGTACAATGCTCGCTTTGGAGAAATCAACTTTGCCAACTGCGCATTCACTATCTTCTTCTGTTTACCAGCTATTGTGGTCCATGCTGTAAGACTATGCCTGGGTGCAAACATGCATTGA
- the LOC114074692 gene encoding riboflavin biosynthesis protein PYRR, chloroplastic-like encodes MAADSSGLENNQAGKLNAGAAKKRPVHAFVAPKIIGGKNALSPVGELGMVEMTQALELIDVCYEQSGKLLQHGTLYRVNGRRQQVCDRQS; translated from the exons ATGGCGGCGGATTCATCGGGATTGGAGAATAATCAGGCCGGGAAATTGAATGCTGGAGCGGCCAAGAAACGACCG GTACATGCATTTGTCGCTCCAAAAATTATAGGTGGGAAAAATGCTCTGTCTCCAGTTGGGGAACTTGGAATGGTAGAGATGACCCAGGCTCTGGAACTAATTGATGTTTGCTATGAGCAG TCAGGCAAACTCTTGCAGCATGGAACACTATACCGGGTAAATGGAAGAAGACAGCAAGTGTGCGATCGACAGAGTTAA
- the LOC107030366 gene encoding bax inhibitor 1-like, with translation MNAVKAYFNRNWTREDLMNTGEVSEYAYTSLTTVYLNLFCAMLSFTFGSFLHLIIWEVGGLFTVLSSVASLLWLYFASPLRVRLRLSLLMYAACTLGASFGLFTKYLFEIYPPLIVNLLEASTFSIGIIWYGSTYTRERRAIYMTCLNFSFALMCSSIFVYGIDMLDIHTVYWVFKVSSWILL, from the exons ATGAACGCCGTGAAAGCTTACTTCAACAGGAATTGGACAAGAGAAGACCTGATGAATACTGGAGAAGTTTCCGAGTACGCTTACACAAGCTTGACGACG GTTTATCTTAATCTCTTCTGTGCCATGTTGAGCTTTACTTTTGGATCCTTCTTGCACTTGATCATCTGGGAAGTGGGAGGGCTGTTCACAGTCCTTTCTTCTGTAGCAAGTTTACTCTGGCTTTACTTTGCATCACCATTGAGAGTG AGGCTGAGGCTCTCACTATTGATGTATGCAGCCTGTACCTTGGGTGCTTCTTTTGGCCTTTTTACCAAATATCTCTTCGAAATTTATCCACC CCTTATTGTCAACCTTTTGGAAGCTTCAACATTTAGCATTGGGATTATCTGGTATGGATCCACGTATACGAGGGAAAGGAGAGCAATCTACATGACTTGCCTGAATTTTTCTTTTGCTCTAATGTGCTCCAGCATTTTTGTTTATGGTATAGATATGCTTGACATCCACACAGTTTATTGGGTGTTTAAGGTAAGCAGTTGGATCCTATTATAA